The region CTGGTATAATGTTCAGCTTACCTTCAGCTATTGCTGTCACCTCAGTTCCAAAGGGGCTAATATAGACTACTTGGATTTCTATTCCTTTGGCAATTACTCCCTCAGGTATAGTCCAAGTTCCAGTATATAGTCCATCTACTTCTATCATTGGTATTCCTGTGGTTTCGGTCATGCTTAATGTTGGCAGCAATAGCCTAAAGTATCCAGAACCTCCTGTTGGTGCATTGAAGCTTACGGTTAGTACATCCCCAGCCATCAATTCTATATCTTCAGATGGTTCTATATTTGTAATAACAGGCAATCCCAAATCTACTATTACTCTTCTTTCAACTACAGTTTCATTTCCAGCTAAATCCACCGCTTTCACAACTATTATATTTTCACCTTGTTCTACTAGTGATCTTTCATGGAAGTTGCCATCTTCATCTATTGTTATTTCTTTATCATTTATCAATAATTTTTTAATTCCTATATTATCTCGGACATTTCCCCTTATATGGACTACTTCTGCATTAATCTTCTTATTATCTTCCGGTTCAACTACTTCTAATACTGGTACTACCTTGTCTTTTATTACTGTTACCAGCTTAGATGGTTCAGTTTCTATTCCATCCATTTCAGCTGTCGCCATAATTTGGTTGCTTTCCAGTGGTAGTTCCACTTCTATTGCAAATCGATTGTTCTCTGTGTTGCTGCTTGCTACCTTTTCATCATTCACATATATGTTTATCTTTCCTTCTGATGATAACATTCCTTCTACTGTTATACTATCTTTATTAGTGTAGTTAATCTCCTCTAAATTGGTTATTACTGGTGTTGATACAGAGTATTCCATTATAGCTCTTATCATTAGAGCTCCTTCTACCCCTTCACTGGATATAAGCTGGAATTCTCCATCTATGTTCATATAGGACCTATCTCCATGAGGTGAGCTGGTATCTACTCCCGTTCCTGGACAGTAACTACCTGCTTGATCCTGTATTGTCGATATGAAGTAATCCCTATCTGTAGAAAATCCGATGCTAGATAGGTCTATATAGTTCCATTGTCCCCTTACCACATCATCTACAAATATGGTGTCTCCAACTTTAATTGGCTCTCCATTCTCATTTATATCGTATATGGCAAACCCTATTCTATTGCCTCCTGGCGTTGGCCAGTCATTACCCCAGAAGAATATATTTACTCCCTTAACCTTTCCATACTGGGACGGGGTGAATCTTACTGCCAATCCATTTGGTGCATTGTTTAATACCAAAGCATTTTCTGCTGTACCATCATCATAAGCTATTTCATCATCATATCCGACAAATCTTTGTAAACCTAATTCCACTTCAGTTACTTGGTCTGCTTCAACTGTTACTGTAAATTCTCCTGATGTAAATCCATCAGCTACTACCTTTAGGGTATAGGTACCTACTAGTACATCTGGTATTGTAAAGTACCCATCTTCATCTGCAGCTACCTTTTCTATCCTAGGATCCTCAACAACTCTTATCAATGCATAGGAAGCAGGATTTTTGTAATATCTATCTATTACCCTACCAGTTATACTTCCTCTTGGCTTTTCCTCTAGAATGAAGGTTTGCCTTGCTATTTCATCTTCTACTACCGTCATTTGGCTATCCTGTGAATAGTACCCATAGGCTTCTGCCCTTAGAGTATATTGCCCTGTTGGTAATCTCATGGAAAACTCGCCAGTTATAGGATCGACTTTTATGCTCTTTCCAGTTTCTAGTACCGTTACTACTGCATCCTCTATTGGAATTCCTCCACCTCTAGCCTGTGGTATTTTGTTTATAACTTTATCTTCTACTTTCTCATGCTTAATTACAGACGATACTCTACTTCCAATTCTAAAGCTTGGATCTACTTCTTTAACCAATTCCTTTGAAAAAACATTCATTATGCCTTTATTATTGCTTTCAACCGATTTGGATGCATTCCTTGAAATCGCTTTAACAGTTTTAACTTTACCAGTCTCTGATGGAGTTTGAGTATAGTCTATATGAGCCCTAATCATGAATACTCCTTCAAATCCTTCATCAGCAAGTGGGTACATTTCTCCACCAACGTTTAAATAAGCTCTATTTCCATGAAGAGAATTGGTATCTAATCCAGTGCCGGGTACATAATCTCCTATAGTATCTTGCATTGTGGAAATAAAGAAATCCTTATCTGTAAAGAAGTCATAATTCGAGAGGTCTATATAGTTCCAATCTCCCCTAATTAAATTATCAATGTACAATGTTTCTCCAAACTTGGATATACTTCCATCATCATTGACTTCATAAACTTCAAAGCCTAATCTATTGCCACCAGGTGTTGGCCAATCATCATCCCATAAGTAAATGCTTGCTCCCATCAATTTCCCATTTTGACTTGGAGTAAATCTTACCGCACAGCCATTACCCGCTGAAACCAATACCAAAGCATCGTCTGCTATTCCATCATCATAGGCAATCACTTCTTCAGTTGGAGGTTCATAATTTACTCCTGATACGATTACATCGTCTATATACCAACCACTGCGGACTATTGAATAATCCGAGTAGAATTTGAATCTAATCTTTATAGTATCGCCCCGGTATTCTGTTAACGGTATTTCTTCTGCTACCCAGCCATTGCTTACGTTGGTAATCTTACCTGTTAAATTGGTCCAAGTAGCTCCATCATCCTTTGAAATTTGGACATAGCCGTAATCATAGTTGTTCTCAGTATGATACCAATGTTTGAAGGATAAATATGGCATTTGATCTTCTGGAATAACTATTTCTGGACTTTCTATATAAGCATCACTATTAGTATAATAATCCCCTGAAAGATTGGTAGCCCATACCTTTTCACCAGATGCTGCTGAATTTGGTCCAGATGTTGGTATTCCCCACTCCCAACAGCTATTAGTTCCGCCTATAACAAATCCGCCATCATCTTCTTCAAAATCTGAGCTATATAATATGGTAATTTCTAGAGCAGTAGCTTGTACTGCTCCAGTAAAATCGCTAACATTGCCCGAGGTATCTTCTGCATTGATCTTATAGTAATAGGTCTTATTTCCAACTACATCCATATCCAAATAGGTAGTTGCAACAGTTTCTCCTATTTTTACATATTCCCCATCAGCTTCTTCTGCCCTATAAACATTATAGTGAGACATATCTCCATCTGGAGAAGGAATCCATGTCAATTCAATACCTGCCATGCCTGCTTTAGCTTTGAAATCTGTTGGAACTTGAGGAGCTTCTGAATCGGGACCTAATAATCTCACATTGTCAATGTACCAGCCCTCATAATTTGATGAACCATCACTTGTAAGCCTGAATCCTACAAACACTGGATTTGTGGATCCAATATAATCATTTAGATTTATAACTAGCTCCTTCCAGCTAGCGGAAGATCCAGTAATAGTGGTAACTTGATTCCAGTTCTCACCATAGTCGTTAGATACATATACATAGCCTTTATCATAATTATTTTCCAATCGATACCAGTGATGAAATCTTAAGGACGCAGATGGCAGAGAAGTATCCCTTAAATCTATTGGAGGAGTAATTAACCAATCATCTGCATTGTTACTATAATTTCCACCCAAGACTGTACCCGCTAGACCTTCTCCCTCATAGGGTGTTGGGTCTGAACCTGTGGCTTTACCCCATTGCCAGCTACCATTAAACTTCCAGCCTAATGCGTTCTTTTCAAATCCTTGGACGTATTCATCTGGAACTACTCCAAATCTTATATCTATTCCATAATCCTCGGATACTACTGCTACTCCAGCATAATCTACAGCCTTTATCTTGTATGTTATGCTATCACCTATCAACATGTCAGAACTTATTATCCCTTTATATATTCCATCTTTATGGTCACCTGATATCCTATTCATTGGTATCATGAACCAATAGGATTTGCCTGCAGGTTTCACCAATAGTTCTGCTTCTGTTACAGCTACATCGTCTATTAATCGAGCTTCTATTTCTATCTCAGAACCAACAAAAGCTTCAGTAATTTCCTGTTCGTGGATAATACTTACATCTTCTAAATCTTCACCTTCTTTTAATACTTTACCTTCTACTACTCCTATTCCTGTTACCACTTCAGATACAGCTTTGAAAGCATTTACCATACCATATCCATATCCAAAGTTAGGCGACTTGCGATAGGTATTGTCTGTTAGTGGGTCTGCTGTATTAGCTAAGATGTTTTCAATATCCCCTAAATTCAATGAATTGTTTGCAGATAATAATAGAGCCACCGTTCCACTAACATGTGGAGCTGACATAGATGTTCCCGAATAACCTCCAGTGTATCCTCCTGGTATAGATGAATAAATATTTACTCCCGGAGCAGATATATTTGGTTTAATCAAAATTTCATCATAAGGAGATGGTCCTAATTTAGAGAAGCTTGCCCTTTTATCATATCTATCTACTGCTGCTACTGCATAGGATTCGGGATAATTTGCTGGATTTGAAATTGAACCTGGCCATGGCAATGGTTCTCCAGGTCTTTGATTCCCTGCTGAAAATACTGGGAATATTTTAGCTGCGCGCCATGCTCTTACAGCATCCCTGTACCAGTCGTCAATCCCTCCTGGTCCTCCCCAGGAATTGTTCACTACATCTGGAGCTGCAGTTGGATCTCCACCTGGATGTAGCATCCATTCGGCTGCATCAAGCAAAATTCGATCCGTTGTATATCCAGATCTATCGAATACCCTGGCAGCTATCCATCTGGCCCCAGGTGCTACCCCTATTGGATTAGAGCCATTTGGTTCTCGTCCTAATATGGTACCCAATACGTGAGTTCCATGGGTATCTGAATCCTCTGGTAAACTAGCTCTGTATTGTAGGTCTATCCAGCTCTTCTCTGGCTCTACTACTTTACCTGTATTAGGGTCATATCCCCTCCATTTATTACGAAGGGCTGGATGAGTCCAATCCGCTCCTGAATCTATTAAACCTACTACAGTACCTGTACCATCAATTCCCATATTCCAAACCTGATCTGCACCAACTCTTATTATATTCCATTGAGGTTCTGTGTAATCTAGATTGATTTTTCCATCTGCTCTAGTTTCCTTAATATACTCTAGCTTATGAATTTTATTTTTGTAAATCTTTCCTACTTCATTCATGAAGGAAATATTCTCTACTACTTCTGGTGTGGCTTTTACAAATACCATGTTCACAATATGGAATGATTTAAATTCTTCTACATTACCCTTTTCCTTTTCCTGTTCTAAATATTTGATTAATTTGGATTGAGTCATATCTGCTTTATCCCTTAGAGCTTCCGTAACCGCTTTTCTTACTTCCATCTTTGTGCTATAAGGAGTCATCTTAGATAACAATGAAACTTCTGTAGCCTTAGCCACATTCATCACATCAGCCTGATCTTTCATATACACCAATACTTCAACTAGATCTCCCTTTTTAAAGTCTTCCCTTACTTCCTTAGTCACCTTATTTGCTGCTTCTAGTTTTAAATCCTCCTTGACTGTAGATAAATTTTGTTCTTTTGCATGGACTAAAGATGTCACATTGCCCAATACCAAAATCATGGCAATAAGCAGGGACAATATCTTTACAGTTCTTCTGTTCTTCGGCATTCGCCAATACCCCCTTTATTTTTTATCCTCCTGGCTAAACCAACCTTTAGCCTTTGGAATATTTACTAAATAGGTCCTCCAATAAAAGAGGACCTATTTAATTTTCTCTGGAAATTATTTTTCATAATAGGTGATATTGCCCTTAACATCGTAGTAGATTATCCTTTCTGGTAATACTTCTATGCTTACATCCTTTCCTTGTAAATTAACCATTCTGCCATCAACAGGCTTAATGTAAACTTCCTTCCCACCATTGATCCATTCTATTAACCTTCTTTGTGCTTTTGGATTGCTATTCAGATAATCCACATGGTATGCCTCATCACCTACTATTGTCGTATCTCCTGGTAAATCACGCAAGTCTCTTACAACAGTAATTTTACCCTCTGCCATCTTAGAATGAGTTCTTTCATTAATGTCTACATATACTACTTCTACCGTTAGGTTAGAAACTGCTAATCCTTCCGGTACAATCCAAGTCCCTGAATATAGGCCTTTTTCCTCAACCATAGGAGTTCCCAATGAGTTTTCTAATCCAAATGGCAGCATTATCTTATAATATCCTTTCCCTCCACTAGGAGCATTGAAACTGATATTTAATGTGTCTCCAGCCTTTAATATTACATCTTCAGATGGTTGAACATTTGAAATAAGGTTAGTAGGGTCAATTGCCAATTGAACCTTCGTTTCATGACCTCCTAGGTCTACTAGAGTGAAATTAAATACATTTTCTCCTTCTTTAAGATTTACGGTATAATCAGTGATCATCTCCGTAGGCTCCACCTTTAATAATGGGTATTCGTATCTGTAAATTTCACTATCACCTAGATATAATACAAAGTTTCCAAGTTCATCAAACATCCTAATATTAAGCTCTGCCTTTAAATCTTCTGTATCTATGTTGGTAACAACTACTTCCAACTCTGGAGCTTTTGTATCAACATAGAACATTCTTGCAATGCCACCATTGGTTCCTGATTTGGATATGGCTTCTACTTTTATTTCATGATAGCCGTCTTCTAATACCAACACCTTTTTAAACTTATATGCAGGACCTTTATACAATAACTGAGTTGGATCTTCTGGGTTGGTGATAGTTGCATTTTCTACATACTCAATTTCAGCTTCTTGACCATCTACAAGGACTTTGTCTAGTAGATGGAAGTTTGCCACATAACCTTCAAATAGTACATTATTATCTGTAAATGTCTCGAGTAATAATGGTTTCAATAAGAAAATATATGGATGTTCATTATCAACAGCTATGGTTATACTTCCAGAACCTATATTAAATGCTTTATCAATTACGACTACTTCTACCTCATTAACTCCTATTAATTTATCTAGGCCTATTTCATACAAGGATTCCTTTTCATCTATTAATACTGGTTCTTCATCTAATAGTTCATCATTTAGATATACTAAGAATCCCATGACACCGGAACTTTCCTCAACTACCTTAAATCTAACTTTATTGTTTTCCCTGTCAAAGACCAGATCCACTATTTCTGGTACAACGGTATCTACAATTATTGGAATCTGTTTTGACTGTACTGACGCATTATCATAGTGAATCTTTGCTTCTATTTCATATATATAATCTCCATCTGGGACTATCTCCCCATTAATATCGCCAAACCACCAAGCATCCATAACCAAGGTAGTTGGACTTCTTCTACCGTTATCTATTAGGTTCTTTCTTTGATATTGGCTAGTATATAAATTCCTTAAATTATTTCCTTCTCCATCTAATATCCTATAATTTACGAATTCGGCATTTCTTAAGAACGACATATAGGGTAGTACATTATCGGTTCCAAATATGAGTCCATCTATCGTTCCAGGACTCATATAGATTCTATTAGGTGTGTTATAGTAATATGCAGTGCCAAATAGATCTGCATAAAGCATTCCTGATAATTGGAAATAAGATGAATCTACTGGATCAATAAATCTCATTCCATCTATAATTTTTGGTTCTCCCCAATTGCCATAAAATCCAACATAAGGAACGGAAAGATTTGGATTATTTCCATTTACATCCGATAAAACTACAAATCCTTCCACAAACATATTCCTATAGATGGTTGGATCAGATCCAATATCTACCCTTACTTCAAATTCTATTTGGTCATTGGCGGGAACAGTAATGGTATCTGGACTATCCACAATGGCATCAATGTAATCGGAAGATAGTAGATTAAGTTCTGCATCTCCATAGGAGTAGATATAATCTTTCAATACCACTACATTTACATTATAGGTGGCATCTGTACCTGAATCATTTATAGCTAAAAATCGCATGGTAAATGCTGTAGATTCAAAATCCTTTAGTTCCACCTTAGCTTCTTTGGTATCGGCATCCACTACTCGGACTGGGGTAGTAACTGCGCCATAAATATCCATTAGCCCAGCTCCTTGCCTTCTAGGCGAATACTCACACCCATAATCATCTAATACTATGTTAGCAGTATTCATCAACAATACTTTAGTAAGCCTTGATTGTTCTGATAAAGGTAAGTTCCTATATAAAGTATGTTCTTTAATATATTCCATAACTAACGCTGACCCGCCTGCCACATGGGGTGCTGCCATGGAAGTTCCGCTGGCTATACCATACCTATCATCATTCAAGGTAGAATAGATTTTTCCACCAGGGGCAGTAATTTCTGGTTTTAATTCAAAGGAAGCTGTAGTTCCCCAAGAAGTGAAATCGGACATCAATCCTCCCGTCGGATTAGGTACGGATATTAATTCATCGGTAAAGGTTACATATTTCTCCTCCAATTCTAATAATTCCAATCCTGCTTTATAGCCTACAAATACTGCAGGAATCTTCACATCATCGGGAGTTTGCATATTGACTAAACCTTCTCCACCTGCTTCGTGGTTTCTAACTATTACACCAATGGCTCCTGCCTCCTGTGCATTCTTTATTTTTTCTACGAAGGGTGCAGGATCTCCACCACGAACTATTAAAGCTACTTTGCCTTCCACCTGAGTCAGTTCTGACGGATGACCTGCTCCGCCATCTGCGAATTTCTGAGGCCCTTGCAATACTTTCCAAGGTTCTATATTTCCTGCTACCAATATAGGAGCTGTACGAACTTCCCCATCCACCTCATAAGTCAATGTATTTACTAGCTGATTTGTATTCTCTATGGAAGCCACTTGTATTGTATCCTTGTTTAATCCTGGAACCCCTACTACTCCTATATCAGGATTTTCCTTAATTGGATAGCCTAAATGGGTATCAGTCCATCCCCAAGTAAATTGTCCTGCATTACCTGCTGATACTGAGCAAACTATACCATTATCAGTAGCATTCTTCAAAGCCACAGCTTCCGCAGAATCTGGTAAATAGAAACCCGCTGGTGAACCCAAACTCATATTAAGCACATCTGCTCCTAACCTTACCGCTTCATCTATGGCAAGTAAGTAAATATCGGAAAAAGTAGAACTATACACTGGGTCATTGGAAAACACCTTCATAGCAAGCAATTGAGCCTCTGGAGCAACTCCTTTTATTCCTCCATTCTCTACATCTCCATTAGCTCCTGCAATGCCAGCCACGTGCATTCCATGTTCTGAAGGTGCTGGACCCACGTCTTTTATTTGATGATTCAAGTCATAATAGTTATATCCATAAGGAATCTTTTCAGTATAGTAACGGCCTAGTAATCCTTTGCTTGTAATCAAGTCTTGAACAATTTCCCTAGTTAGTTTAGGATCAATGCCTTCGCTAAGCTTCATATCCCTATGATTTGGATCTATACCACTGTCGATGATGGCTATTACAGTGCCTTCCCCTTTATATCCTGTTTCCCAGGTAGCCCTAGTACCAACCATATCATTAGAAGAAATCATTTCAGGATCTGGCCTTTCATATTCATTAGCTATATATACCTTTTTAACTGATGGAATTTTCTCTATTAATTTAATATCGCCAAATTTAACTTTTCCGCTGAATCCATTAAAGGCTGTCTTAAAGCTGTGGATAAACTTCATGTCCACTTTATTGATTTGAATCTCTTTCTTCACCGCTTCCTGTTCTGCTTCAATTTTAGCTTCTATGCTTTTAGCTGAGCTAAAATTTTCATAACTTAGCTTGTTTTTAGTTGCATATACTATGGATGGTTCAGATTCTAATTCAACAATTATCCTAACCTCATCCTCATCTTTAAAAAACTGGGCATCAGATGGGATATTTATATTGGCATCAGATTCAGATCTAAATTTTTTATTTATATCATCGTACAGTTTCTTTTGCACATCATTTAATTCTACCTGTTTATATTCTCGTGCGAAGGTAAAACCCGGTAAAAGTAAAGAAAGTATTAACAGGATGGATAACAGTTTAATGGTTCTTTTCAATTTTTCTCCCCCTTTTAGTTTTATATTTTAGTCAACAAGCCCAAAGGAAGATTTCCCTTGGGCTGAATAAAACTCGGGTCAGAAAGCAACTAATTTACTCTCACAAGGTGTACATCATAGAAGGTATAAATTAAATTTTCTTCAACATCATATATTTTAATATCTACCGTATCATATTGATTGGAATCGTAAAATATCAATCCAGCTTGCTCGCCTATGTTAAATATTGTTGTTTCAACTATGTTTTGAGTCCCATCCTCGTTATCTGAAAGATGGTAAACTACTGAGAACTTAGAAGCATCTTCTAAATTTTCAACTACCACTGTAACATAACCAAAGGTAGGTAACATTGAATGTGGGTGGAAAGTTGCTCTTATAAGTGGATCTTTAACTGGTGCATCTACTAACTCAACCCTTATCTTTCCCTTTAAATCATCTGAATTTGTCCCATCTGCTACCTGGATTCTCCATTGAAAGGGCGCATCTTCTATCTGGGTAGCTGGACTTCCATCCACATAAACCCCCTCAACCTTATCTACATACTCAGGCATAATATTTATGTTAGCGTAAGTTTTTTCAGTAATGGAACTCTTTCCAACCGTTACCGATTCAACTTCCTCTGGGAATTCCTCCTCTTCTTCTGTCTTTTCTACTGTAACAGTTGTTCTAACTTCTAAGTCTAAACCTCTATTATTTTCAATACCTTCTGGTAATTCAAAAGTACCTATTGCTGTATAATCACCTTCAACATTTGGATTATAGTCTTTAATAGTCCAGTATAGGTCTACAGTATGGATTCTACCTATACTATCCAAAATAGTTGTTCTCTTTGGCAGCCTTGAAATAGCCACTTCTAATGAAGTACCAATCTCAACTATAATACCATCTACAGGGTCGATTCTAACTATGTCTACTGCTTCTTCGTCCTCCTCTTCCTCTACTTCAACTATTCTAGCCACTCCGTCTACCTTCTTTAGTATATGGGTATATGCTATTGGTCCTGCTACTTGATATTTTGAATTCCCTATAATGTCTTCAAATCTAAAAAGATTATCTATTAGAGCAGTTTTATAATCTAATATTAGCCCGGTATTTGTTTCGATGAACAGTGGTCTACCTTTTTCCTCTGCGATTCCTACATATTCTTTGATAGCATTGTAAAGAATATAATCGCCATCCATTGCATCTTGAATTGCCCTAGCATAATCAACAAACACCATATTCCCATTTTCATCCTGAAAATACACATTTTTAATAGTAACGTCAGTATTGGTAGATGCGAATATTACCGTTGGAATCATTAAAGATAAAATAAGTATGATAGATATCAAACTTTTAAAGCCTAATTTCTTCATTTCAGGCCCCCCTTTATTTATAATTTAATCTTCCTCCATAGCCTTTATTGAAATAAATAATCTTTCTTCCCCAGATTCCCCTTTAATTATTATTTGAATAATATCTCCAATCTCCAGATCTAGCCTAGTACCCTTCCATCTGCCATCCTTTACATCATATTCTAAAACTTGCTCATCTGCCCTTACCTCTATTGGCTTAATTTTTTCATCTACGATTACGTGCATATAGGTAATTCCAAATAAGTCTTGCTTGGCAATTACCTTTATTCCTTCTGATTCTCCCACTTTCATTATGTTGTTTAGTGCATATAATGCTTCAGCACGAGTTATATTGTTCTGCGGCCTAAAAGTTCCATCGGGATAGCCTTTCATTAGCCCTTTATTTACTACAGCCCCAATATATCCTTTGCTCCAATTAATCTTTTCCTTATCTGCAAAAATCTCCGTTTTAGAACTATTTAATTCTAGCTTCATTATTTTAGCAATAATAGTGGCCACTTCCTCTCTGGTAATTGAATTATTTGGTTTTAAACTTCCATCGCTATAACCCTCTATATATCCTGCCGCTACGGCTTTTCTTACCGTATCATAAAACCATTGGCCTTCATTTACATCGGTAAAAGCTATATCCTTCTCATTAGTAAAACCAAAAACATTGTTTACCAATATCATAAATTCAGCCCTTGTAATCGGATTATTAGGTCTAAAAGTCCCATCGGTATATCCACTGGCTAGTCTTTTATCCAACCACTTTTGAATTACTTCCTGGGCCCAATGGCCAGTTATATCATTTACTGCTGCATAAACTATTAAGGTCGACATAGATAATAAAATGATCACTAGTAAAGCTATTAAAAATCTTTTAATTTTGCCTCCTTTAATGTTTATACAAACCCCTCCTTTCCTTTCGATTTGAATATTCTTCTCAATATTTATTGCTTCATAAAAATAGCAGCTTGTACTTTTGTAGTTGCTTTCTTTATATTGTAAATACAAGCTGTTAATATATTTGTCATTTTCTGTTAATGGCCTCGATTTTTTTTCCGACAGCGCTTGATAATATAAATGGATTTGCTAGCAATTATTTGAATTTTCAGTTATCTTGTGTTCTAATTGACTTCAATTTCTTGGCGAATTAAAATGAACCGATTTACTAATTGTCGTCCGAATTTTTTAAATTTTACGCAAAAATAAAAAGCAGACTCAATCTGCTTTAAATAATCTCTATAACCCAGAACTATTTAATTCCTCCTTTACTGTCCTCCAATTGGGAATAAACTCATCCATATAGGCTATAAATCTTTTATTATGGCCTCTTTCCAATAAGTGTACCATCTCATGAACTAATACATATTCCAAACATTTAGGATTCATTTTTACCAATTCTAAATTAATCCATACCCTCTTGGCAGTAGGATTACAGGTCCCCCAACGGGTTTTCATACGTTTAACCCCAAATTCATTAACCTTTACCCCCATAATTAGCTCCCATTTTTCTATTAAGGGAGAAATCAATTTTTTTAATTCACTGCGATACCATTCAGTCATAATCCTTTCTCTAATATGTTTAGGAGCATTTTCTCTAACAAATAGATCAATATATTCTTTATTCCTAATCTCCACCCCTTGATTCCTTTTATTAGTATAAACTACATTTAATAGGTAGCACTGGCCTAGAAAATGATGTTTTTCTCCCGATATATACTCCTTTTCTGGGAACTTTTGCTGGTCTTTAAATTTTTTCTGATGTCTTTTAATCCAAGATAGTTTAGAAATGGCAAATAACCGAATGGCATCCTCATCCATCCATTTTGGTGCAGAAATTTTCACCTCCCCATTGGGAGGATGGACTGACAGATAGAGATTCTTTATATTTTTCTTTGTCAATTCAATTTCTACATCGTTTATAATTATCTTTTCCATTGATATCCTTCCTAACCTTATACTACTTCCTTAATCTTATCTATATATCTAACAAGAGAAAGTATAAATCGCTCTTCTTTAAAGCCAATATGTACCATTTAAGCATTTATATAATCTATATTTTACAATATTTTATTCCTATTGTCCAAAGTAAGGAAATAATATTAAAAATTATAATTCATCAATAAGCCAGAATAGTTTGGGCATATTAAATTTG is a window of Tepidimicrobium xylanilyticum DNA encoding:
- a CDS encoding S8 family serine peptidase, whose amino-acid sequence is MPKNRRTVKILSLLIAMILVLGNVTSLVHAKEQNLSTVKEDLKLEAANKVTKEVREDFKKGDLVEVLVYMKDQADVMNVAKATEVSLLSKMTPYSTKMEVRKAVTEALRDKADMTQSKLIKYLEQEKEKGNVEEFKSFHIVNMVFVKATPEVVENISFMNEVGKIYKNKIHKLEYIKETRADGKINLDYTEPQWNIIRVGADQVWNMGIDGTGTVVGLIDSGADWTHPALRNKWRGYDPNTGKVVEPEKSWIDLQYRASLPEDSDTHGTHVLGTILGREPNGSNPIGVAPGARWIAARVFDRSGYTTDRILLDAAEWMLHPGGDPTAAPDVVNNSWGGPGGIDDWYRDAVRAWRAAKIFPVFSAGNQRPGEPLPWPGSISNPANYPESYAVAAVDRYDKRASFSKLGPSPYDEILIKPNISAPGVNIYSSIPGGYTGGYSGTSMSAPHVSGTVALLLSANNSLNLGDIENILANTADPLTDNTYRKSPNFGYGYGMVNAFKAVSEVVTGIGVVEGKVLKEGEDLEDVSIIHEQEITEAFVGSEIEIEARLIDDVAVTEAELLVKPAGKSYWFMIPMNRISGDHKDGIYKGIISSDMLIGDSITYKIKAVDYAGVAVVSEDYGIDIRFGVVPDEYVQGFEKNALGWKFNGSWQWGKATGSDPTPYEGEGLAGTVLGGNYSNNADDWLITPPIDLRDTSLPSASLRFHHWYRLENNYDKGYVYVSNDYGENWNQVTTITGSSASWKELVINLNDYIGSTNPVFVGFRLTSDGSSNYEGWYIDNVRLLGPDSEAPQVPTDFKAKAGMAGIELTWIPSPDGDMSHYNVYRAEEADGEYVKIGETVATTYLDMDVVGNKTYYYKINAEDTSGNVSDFTGAVQATALEITILYSSDFEEDDGGFVIGGTNSCWEWGIPTSGPNSAASGEKVWATNLSGDYYTNSDAYIESPEIVIPEDQMPYLSFKHWYHTENNYDYGYVQISKDDGATWTNLTGKITNVSNGWVAEEIPLTEYRGDTIKIRFKFYSDYSIVRSGWYIDDVIVSGVNYEPPTEEVIAYDDGIADDALVLVSAGNGCAVRFTPSQNGKLMGASIYLWDDDWPTPGGNRLGFEVYEVNDDGSISKFGETLYIDNLIRGDWNYIDLSNYDFFTDKDFFISTMQDTIGDYVPGTGLDTNSLHGNRAYLNVGGEMYPLADEGFEGVFMIRAHIDYTQTPSETGKVKTVKAISRNASKSVESNNKGIMNVFSKELVKEVDPSFRIGSRVSSVIKHEKVEDKVINKIPQARGGGIPIEDAVVTVLETGKSIKVDPITGEFSMRLPTGQYTLRAEAYGYYSQDSQMTVVEDEIARQTFILEEKPRGSITGRVIDRYYKNPASYALIRVVEDPRIEKVAADEDGYFTIPDVLVGTYTLKVVADGFTSGEFTVTVEADQVTEVELGLQRFVGYDDEIAYDDGTAENALVLNNAPNGLAVRFTPSQYGKVKGVNIFFWGNDWPTPGGNRIGFAIYDINENGEPIKVGDTIFVDDVVRGQWNYIDLSSIGFSTDRDYFISTIQDQAGSYCPGTGVDTSSPHGDRSYMNIDGEFQLISSEGVEGALMIRAIMEYSVSTPVITNLEEINYTNKDSITVEGMLSSEGKINIYVNDEKVASSNTENNRFAIEVELPLESNQIMATAEMDGIETEPSKLVTVIKDKVVPVLEVVEPEDNKKINAEVVHIRGNVRDNIGIKKLLINDKEITIDEDGNFHERSLVEQGENIIVVKAVDLAGNETVVERRVIVDLGLPVITNIEPSEDIELMAGDVLTVSFNAPTGGSGYFRLLLPTLSMTETTGIPMIEVDGLYTGTWTIPEGVIAKGIEIQVVYISPFGTEVTAIAEGKLNIIPEPEEITITNIEPSEDVELKAGDVLTVSFNAPIGGSGYFRLLVPSLNTAEDIGIPMVEENGLYTGTWTVPEGVVAKDLQVEVIYISSEGIRINGIAEGRVTILGNMGDLPNNSVIADNNAYDSDYLNSNAEAQLVLIEWLNAGNETYMKVDGNIVNEYGEIVGEGVLPNTIIYYDRDGNTKVYIK